A genomic region of Candidatus Nanoarchaeia archaeon contains the following coding sequences:
- a CDS encoding NUDIX domain-containing protein, translating to MQSFAIAVKSFIVNDANQLLLLKRRANDPHKPGTWDIPGGRLDSGEDPLAGLLRETAEETHLPVTVVGPLGVHHFTRDDGQRITMLIFLCRAMATDVELSEEHTEYRWAALDGSSLIPDWLFDQVAFFTRYFKR from the coding sequence ATGCAGAGTTTTGCCATTGCTGTAAAGTCATTTATCGTGAATGATGCCAACCAATTACTGCTTCTCAAGCGGAGAGCAAACGACCCCCATAAGCCCGGAACCTGGGATATCCCTGGAGGGAGGCTGGATTCCGGAGAAGATCCTCTGGCGGGGCTGTTGCGGGAGACGGCAGAAGAGACACATCTGCCCGTCACTGTAGTCGGGCCATTAGGAGTTCATCATTTTACAAGGGATGATGGGCAGAGAATCACCATGCTTATCTTTCTCTGCAGGGCAATGGCAACAGATGTGGAGCTTTCTGAAGAGCACACTGAATACCGATGGGCTGCTCTGGACGGCTCGTCTCTTATTCCTGACTGGCTCTTTGACCAAGTAGCGTTCTTTACCAGATATTTTAAGCGCTGA